The following coding sequences lie in one Gadus macrocephalus chromosome 1, ASM3116895v1 genomic window:
- the LOC132462718 gene encoding zinc finger protein PLAGL2-like encodes MFQQQDHLKSQLQEAHAAHRQLFQCQECGKQYNTQLGYRRHLVAAHGTTTTTAGLPCHDGPPPSLLEHPGGHGDRPAPPPGPAGAGAALPLRERKYSCERCDRRFYTRKDVRRHAVVHTGRRDFLCPRCAQRFGRRDHLTRHLKKSHAQEAGLTAGGGMAGGHPAAAPSPSSGLCAVKEEPSPVTCDGGSAPKEPPESPFSMDMYSSYPMASPGMGHHHHHGLLQSSLSSAMGRHMAPSPSPHGHHHPAPGAPQQPPGAPQQQPPAQQQAYGAMPRYQHGATSYPRVDMESFLLDLQSGLPPNHLSTAPPSSSSSASPPQRDGLLSEGAGGGGGELSCAANMDLGPLLGFLPFGLPPYGAHMGMGGLMMGYPSGSAANASSSSSSGAGLSPQPPGPFALIQPPQAHVPQGPGAHSHSQLPQGYSSPAMSTSSPLPRYYQAFQQ; translated from the coding sequence ATGTTCCAACAGCAGGACCATCTGAAGAGCCAGCTGCAGGAGGCCCACGCGGCCCACCGGCAGCTCTTCCAGTGCCAGGAGTGCGGTAAGCAGTACAACACCCAGCTGGGCTACCGGCGGCACCTGGTGGCGGCGcacggcaccaccaccaccaccgccggccTGCCCTGCCACGACGGGCCGCCGCCCTCCCTGCTGGAGCACCCGGGCGGCCACGGCGACCggccggcccctcccccgggcCCGGCGGGGGCCGGCGCCGCCCTGCCGCTGCGCGAGCGGAAGTACTCGTGCGAGCGCTGCGACCGGCGCTTCTACACGCGCAAGGACGTCCGCCGGCACGCCGTGGTGCACACGGGCCGCCGCGACTTCCTGTGCCCGCGCTGCGCCCAGCGCTTCGGCCGGCGCGACCACCTGACCCGCCACCTGAAGAAGAGCCACGCCCAGGAGGCGGGGCTGACGGCCGGCGGCGGGATGGCGGGCGGCCATCCCGCCGCcgcgccctccccctcctccggcCTGTGCGCCGTGAAGGAGGAGCCCAGCCCGGTGACCTGCGACGGGGGCTCGGCCCCCAAGGAGCCCCCCGAGAGCCCCTTCTCCATGGACATGTACAGCTCCTACCCCATGGCCAGCCCGGGCAtgggccaccaccaccaccacggcctcCTGCAGTCCTCCCTGTCCTCGGCCATGGGCCGCCACAtggccccctccccctccccgcacggccaccaccaccccgccccgggggccccccagcagcccccgggggccccccagcagcagccgcccGCCCAGCAGCAGGCCTACGGCGCCATGCCGCGCTACCAGCACGGCGCCACCTCCTACCCCCGGGTGGACATGGAGAGCTTCCTGCTGGACCTGCAGAGCGGCCTGCCGCCCAACCACCTGAGCACggcgcccccctcctcctcctcctccgcctcccccccgcAGCGGGACGGCCTGCTGTCcgagggggcgggcgggggcggcggcgagCTGTCCTGCGCCGCCAACATGGACCTGGGCCCGCTGCTGGGCTTCCTGCCCTTCGGCCTGCCGCCCTACGGCGCCCACATGGGCATGGGGGGGCTGATGATGGGCTACCCGTCCGGCTCGGCCGCCAacgcctcctcctcgtcttcctccggCGCCGGCCTGTCGCCCCAGCCGCCCGGCCCCTTCGCCCTCATCCAGCCCCCCCAGGCTCACGTACctcagggccccggggcccacaGCCACAGCCAGCTACCTCAGGGGTACAGCAGCCCTGCTATGAGCACTTCCAGCCCTCTACCTCGATACTACCAGGCCTTTCAGCAGTAG
- the abt1 gene encoding activator of basal transcription 1, translating into MERDVKRQEEEEDEEDVNGQEEEEEDEEEDMKVQEEEDEEDEEDLMGQEEEEEEDDDEEDMTDKGVLGHENDDDEGSKTGGVEEEKKGGVRKRTPGIIYIGHIPPRLRPKHLRNMLTPYGEIGRIFLQPEDGVVKKKRRKAGSRGSNFTEGWVEFPDKRIAKRVASALHNTPMGNKKHHRFHSDLWSMKYLHRFHWTHLSERLVYEQTVLRQRLRTEVSQAKRETNFYIGNVDRSHSMDKRRRKEESQGEQLVEKSWDFTQRQTEEEIQQKKKNQAKARFIQDKSQSTKSNQDKARLIQEKSKSNVSLLAKIFNSSRKQD; encoded by the exons ATGGAGAGAGACGTGAAgaggcaggaggaagaggaggatgaagaggacgtGAAtgggcaggaggaagaggaggaggatgaagaagaggacATGAAggtgcaggaggaagaggacgaggaggatgaagaggacttgatggggcaggaggaggaagaggaggaggatgatgatgaagaggacaTGACGGATAAAGGGGTCCTTGGACatgagaatgatgatgatgagggcaGCAAGACAGGTGGtgtagaggaagagaagaaaggtggggtgaggaagaggactCCAGGTATAATCTACATTGGCCACATCCCCCCCCGCCTGAGACCCAAACACCTGAGGAACATGCTGACCCCCTACGGGGAGATAGGACGCATCTTCCTGCAGCCAgagg ACGGCGtggtgaagaagaagaggaggaaggcggGGTCCCGGGGCAGTAACTTCACCGAGGGGTGGGTTGAGTTCCCTGACAAGCGGATCGCCAAGCGAGTGGCGTCTGCCCTCCACAACACGCCCATGGGCAACAAGAAGCACCACCGCTTCCACTCGGACCTCTGGAGCATGAAG TACCTGCACCGGTTCCACTGGACCCACCTCAGCGAGCGTCTGGTCTACGAACAAACGGTTCTGAGGCAGCGACTCCGCACCGAAGTGTCGCAGGCCAAGAGAGAAACCAACTTCTACATCGGGAACGTTGACCGCAGCCACAGCATggacaagaggaggaggaaggaggagtcgCAGGGAGAACAG CTGGTGGAGAAGTCATGGGACTTTACCCAACgacagacggaggaggagatccagcagaagaagaagaaccagGCAAAGGCCCGATTCATTCAGGACAAGAGCCAATCAACGAAGAGTAACCAGGATAAGGCCCGCCTCATTCAGGAGAAGAGCAAATCAAATGTGTCCTTGTTGGCCAAGATTTTCAACTCCAGCAGGAAGCAAGACTGA
- the rad51c gene encoding DNA repair protein RAD51 homolog 3, with the protein MKPVSASPLSPSVKVKLLNAGFLTSEELLQLKPLQLSKEGGLSLEEALEVQQILREGVDLPGEGGAGLGSTALELLQQEERSIVTFCSSLDAALGGGVPVGKTTELCGTPGMGKTQLCLQLCIDVQIPECFGGLGGEAVFVDTEGSLVVQRVADMAQAAVQHCCLQDQDAEQRDALKDFTTESILGHLYLMRCHDYVELLAQVQLLPDFLVKNPKVRLLVIDSLAFPFRRHFEDLSVRTRLLSGLAQQLIRMASQHRVAVVWTNQMTSQLRGGQWELVPALGESWGHSATQRLLLHWSGGRRLASVFKSPSQSESSVAYSVTREGFRDAGQLASSPSGREQDSSSQSESKQDSNSQSGSKRPRTQVGQ; encoded by the exons ATGAAGCCGGTGTCCGCATCCCCTCTCAGTCCGTCGGTTAAAGTGAAGCTTTTAAACGCTGGTTTCCTCACATCAGAGGAGCTGCTTCAACTTAAACCTCTGCAGCTCAGTAAAG AGGgaggtctgtctctagaggaggctCTGGAGGTCCAGCAGATCCTCAGAGAAGGAGTGGACCTGCCtggtgagggaggagcaggacttGGGTCCACTGCCCTCGAGCTCctccagcaggaggagaggagcatcgTGACCTTCTGCTCCAGTCTGGACGCTGCGCTGGGAGGGGGGGTCCCAGTGGGGAAGACCACCGAGCTGTGTGGAACTCCAGGGATGGGGAAGACACAGCTGTG CCTGCAGCTGTGTATAGACGTCCAGATCCCGGAGTGTTTCGGGGGTCTGGGCGGGGAGGCGGTGTTCGTGGACACAGAGGGCAGCCTGGTGGTGCAGAGGGTGGCTGACATGGCCCAGGCCGCCGTGCAGCACTGCTGCCTCCAGGACCAGGACGCGGAGCAGCGAGACGCCCTGAAGGACTTCACCACAGAGAGCATCCTGGGCCACCTCTACCTG ATGCGTTGCCATGACTACGTGGAGCTGTTAGCCCAGGTGCAACTCCTGCCAGACTTCCTGGTGAAGAACCCCAAGGTCCGCCTCCTGGTGATTGACAGCTTGGCCTTCCCTTTCCGCCGGCACTTCGAGGACCTGAGCGTGAGGACCCGCCTCCTGAGCGGCCTGGCCCAGCAGCTCATCAGGATGGCCAGCCAACACCGAGTGGCAGTGGTCTGGACCAATCAGATGACCAGCCAGCTGCGGGGCGGCCAATGGGAGCTGGTCCCGGCCCTCGGGGAGAGCTGGGGTCACTCGGCCACCCAgaggctcctcctccactggaGCGGCGGCCGGCGCCTGGCCTCCGTCTTCAAgtctcccagccaatcagagagcagcGTGGCCTACAGCGTCACGCGGGAGGGCTTCAGGGACGCCGGCCAATTGGCCAGCAGCCCATCAGGGCGGGAGCAGGActccagcagccaatcagagagcaagCAGGACTctaacagccaatcagggagCAAGCGGCCCAGGACGCAGGTGGGCCAATGA
- the tsr2 gene encoding pre-rRNA-processing protein TSR2 homolog, translating into MDASTPAREVFMNAVRVLLSTWPVLQIAVDNGFGGAFGQQKAEWMIDVVGKYFYENSDLVPSEVEDYVSVLLDQEFNTEVDDGSLAQLSQQMCSMFSQCQQGATEKVQQTIASLAEKNSGRAKVSVPAPSDEEESEEETEAMECDAAPSSSQATALPSSPPAKTQEEEDGWTTVRKKK; encoded by the exons ATGGACGCCTCCACCCCGGCACGTGAAGTTTTTATGAACGCAGTCAGAGTACTACTATCAACCTGGCCGGTACTACAG ATTGCTGTCGACAATGGTTTTGGGGGAGCCTTTGGTCAACAGAAGGCCGAATGGATGATTGATGTTGTTGGGAAATATTTCTATGAAAACT CTGACCTGGTGCCCTCAGAGGTTGAAGACTACGTCTCAGTCCTTCTGGACCAGGAGTTTAATACCGAAGTGGACGATGGCAGCCTGGCCCAG cTGTCACAGCAGATGTGCTCGATGTTCTCCCAgtgccagcagggggcgacgGAGAAAGTCCAACAGACCATCGCCTCTCTGGCAGAGAAGAACTCGGGGAGGGCAAAGGTCAGCGTGCCCGCCCCTTCTGACGAagaggagagtgaggaagaaACTGAG GCCATGGAATGTGATGCAGCGCCCAGTTCCTCCCAGGCCAcagctctcccctcctcccccccagccaagacgcaggaggaagaggacggctGGACCACAGTCCGCAAGAAGAAGTGA